The stretch of DNA GCCGACGCGATGCGATTCCCGCGAGAATCGCCCCAACGGCCCACATCGGTGCCAGAGGCGTTGAGAGCGGAAGAGCCAGAATCGCGCCGATTCCCAGGGCGAAAGCGGCAAGCGCAGATCCGGCAACCGGCAGCGGGCCCGCCGACGGAACGGCATCCGGCTCTGCTGATTCGCTCATCGTCTTCCCCCAGCTCCGTCGCACATCTGCTCGTGCGACCACGCTAGCCCCAGCCCGGTCGATGGCACCAGCTTTGGCTGCACATCCGACTCGGAGAGCAGTGTATGGTGCCTAGTCGACGGATGCCACACGGGTGCGGCGCGCCGCAACGGCCGTGCGTGCCGCCTTCGACAGCTCAATCAAAATCGGGATGCCCGAGATCAGGATGATGCCGATGATGAAGAACTCTGAGTACTTCGCGACGAACTCGATCTGACCGAGGAAGTAGCCCACAAGGGTGAGACCAACCCCCCAGAGGAACGCGCCGACCAGATTGAACGTAATGAAGGTGCGGTACGGCATTCGCCCCACCCCAGCGGCGACGGGCACGAAAGCCCGGAAAACGGGCAGGAAGCGGGCGAGGATTATCGCCTTGCCGCCGTGCTTGTCGAAGAAGGCGTTGGTGCGTTCCACGTTCGCCGGATTGAAAAATTTGCTCTCGTCGCGCGTGAAGATGGCCGGCCCGGCCGTGCGGCCGAGGTAATAGGCGAGTTGGTCGCCAGCAAATGCAGCCACAAAAACAACAGCCGCGGTCACCCAGATCGGAAAATTCACGAACCCGGTCGCGGTGAGCAACCCGACGGTGAAGAGCAACGAGTCACCCGGCATGAACGAGAGAACGATGAACCCGGTCTCAGCGAAAATCACCGCGGCGACACCCACCAGCAAAAACGGTCCAAACCAGTGGATCAGCCAATTGGCATCGAGAAAATCGATGCCCAGAAGGGTGTGCTGCATGAGGAGGTGTTCCTTTCGGCCCGATCCAGGTGCGGGCGACTCCGGCGGACATCAGATGCCCACGGTCGACTTCGACCCTACAGTTC from Leifsonia psychrotolerans encodes:
- a CDS encoding DedA family protein, which encodes MQHTLLGIDFLDANWLIHWFGPFLLVGVAAVIFAETGFIVLSFMPGDSLLFTVGLLTATGFVNFPIWVTAAVVFVAAFAGDQLAYYLGRTAGPAIFTRDESKFFNPANVERTNAFFDKHGGKAIILARFLPVFRAFVPVAAGVGRMPYRTFITFNLVGAFLWGVGLTLVGYFLGQIEFVAKYSEFFIIGIILISGIPILIELSKAARTAVAARRTRVASVD